Proteins encoded within one genomic window of Girardinichthys multiradiatus isolate DD_20200921_A chromosome 21, DD_fGirMul_XY1, whole genome shotgun sequence:
- the ackr4b gene encoding atypical chemokine receptor 4b, translating to MEDIDYHEDMDTNFNDTYEYDYEHSICEKESVRSFGSVFLPIIYTLALVVGLAGNALVVVVYTSRLRLRTLTDMCILNLAISDLLLLFTLPFWAADAAHGWKLGRSACKLNSFLYSTNFNCGMLLLACISVDRYRAVAHYSMGRTGTSTQGRRKWILVCAALWALASFFGLPELVFSEVKTTHHKTSCTAIYPTSMARPAKAALELLEVILRFLLPFLVMVVCYSCVGRTLTKAAGVRRERKWRALRVLLAVVAVFLLTQLPYNVIKLCRAMDIIYHLVTDCEVSKGLDRARQVTESLALTHACINPVLYAFIGSSFRGHILKAVKHLGQRLGRHSRQVNEEPAVEIALRTPSQNQSQSQSSLEDQDTSTFTI from the coding sequence ATGGAAGACATCGATTACCATGAGGATATGGACACTAATTTCAACGACACTTACGAGTACGACTATGAACACAGCATCTGTGAGAAAGAATCGGTGCGCTCTTTTGGCAGCGTCTTTCTCCCGATCATCTACACCCTGGCTTTGGTGGTGGGCCTGGCTGGGAATGCCCTGGTAGTGGTAGTCTACACGTCCCGGTTGAGACTCCGTACCCTGACTGATATGTGCATCCTCAACCTGGCCATCTCAGACCTGCTGCTGCTCTTCACCCTGCCGTTCTGGGCTGCTGACGCTGCCCATGGCTGGAAGCTGGGCAGGTCGGCCTGCAAGCTAAACTCCTTCCTCTACAGCACCAACTTCAACTGTGGAATGCTGCTGCTGGCATGCATAAGTGTGGATCGCTATCGGGCGGTGGCCCACTACTCAATGGGCAGGACTGGGACAAGCACacaggggagaaggaaatggaTACTTGTGTGTGCTGCACTGTGGGCTTTAGCCAGCTTTTTTGGCCTTCCTGAACTCGTCTTCTCTGAGGTGAAGACGACCCATCACAAGACCAGCTGCACGGCCATCTACCCAACCAGCATGGCACGACCTGCAAAAGCTGCCCTTGAGCTGCTTGAGGTGATCCTTCGATTCCTTCTGCCTTTCCTGGTCATGGTGGTCTGCTACTCATGCGTTGGACGGACGCTGACTAAGGCTGCTGGGGTGCGTAGAGAACGGAAGTGGCGCGCCCTGCGTGTCCTCCTTGCTGTCGTGGCCGTGTTCCTGCTCACACAGCTGCCTTACAACGTGATCAAGCTGTGCCGAGCGATGGACATCATCTACCACCTTGTCACGGACTGCGAAGTCAGCAAGGGCTTGGATCGCGCTCGCCAGGTGACGGAGAGCCTGGCGCTCACCCATGCCTGCATCAACCCCGTTCTCTACGCCTTCATCGGGTCTTCCTTCAGAGGACACATCCTGAAGGCTGTTAAGCACCTTGGACAGAGACTTGGAAGACACTCGAGACAAGTCAATGAGGAGCCTGCGGTGGAGATCGCACTCCGCACACCAAGCCAGAACCAGTCTCAGTCTCAGTCTAGTTTGGAAGACCAGGACACCAGTACCTTCACCATCTGA